Proteins from one Clostridia bacterium genomic window:
- the yajC gene encoding preprotein translocase subunit YajC, whose protein sequence is MSQFGSLGWILPYAVVIGAFYFFLIRPQKKKEKATQEMRNSIKEGTEVVTIGGLYGKVVNAKEDVLTIEVGADKVKLKVARWAIGKVIENSEEK, encoded by the coding sequence GTGAGTCAGTTTGGTTCTTTAGGATGGATTTTACCATACGCAGTTGTTATTGGGGCTTTTTACTTTTTTCTTATAAGACCTCAGAAAAAGAAGGAGAAAGCAACCCAGGAAATGAGAAATAGTATTAAAGAAGGTACAGAAGTTGTAACAATAGGTGGACTGTACGGCAAGGTTGTTAATGCGAAGGAAGATGTACTTACAATAGAAGTTGGAGCTGATAAAGTAAAACTCAAGGTTGCAAGATGGGCAATCGGGAAAGTTATAGAAAATAGCGAAGAAAAGTAA
- a CDS encoding TIGR04086 family membrane protein — MRKMINYAKKAPAEEKGINIYGVFLKSLGICFTISFALIVLYALILSFTSMSDSSMNMSIQIIMIVSITISSIYGGKKISRKGWLFGIALGLLFTLLLVPLSVGFGQNFSLDKYFMAKTLMGGAVGLIGGIIGVNLN; from the coding sequence ATGAGGAAAATGATAAACTATGCAAAGAAAGCGCCTGCAGAAGAAAAAGGAATTAATATATATGGGGTATTCCTGAAATCACTTGGGATATGCTTTACAATATCCTTTGCCCTAATTGTACTTTACGCATTGATACTATCATTCACAAGCATGAGTGATTCTTCAATGAACATGTCCATACAAATTATTATGATAGTAAGTATAACAATTTCAAGTATTTACGGGGGAAAGAAAATATCCAGAAAGGGCTGGTTGTTTGGTATAGCCCTGGGATTGCTGTTCACACTTCTGCTGGTTCCTTTGAGTGTGGGCTTCGGGCAGAATTTCAGTCTTGATAAATACTTCATGGCAAAAACCCTAATGGGTGGTGCTGTAGGGCTAATCGGAGGCATAATAGGCGTCAATCTCAATTGA
- the scfA gene encoding six-cysteine ranthipeptide SCIFF, giving the protein MKHIRTINSKTLCESVQKGGCGECQNSCQSACKTSCTVANQKCENVENSRVKPMISHKNLI; this is encoded by the coding sequence ATGAAGCATATTAGAACTATCAACAGCAAAACATTATGTGAAAGTGTACAAAAGGGCGGTTGTGGTGAATGCCAGAACTCATGCCAGTCAGCATGCAAGACTTCCTGTACAGTAGCAAATCAGAAGTGTGAAAATGTTGAGAACAGCAGAGTAAAGCCGATGATTTCGCATAAAAACTTAATTTAA
- a CDS encoding gamma carbonic anhydrase family protein translates to MVVLYKHYKPETEKSAFIAESSTLIGRCFIGEDCSIWFNAVLRADVNEIRIGRGTNIQDGCVVHCDRDFKVSIGEDVTVGHNAIIHGCTIGSNCIIGMGSTVLDGAVIGDNVIVGANSLITSGKIIPSGVLVMGSPAKVVRELTLDEIEGIRHSVKGYVTLSKEYTGGIE, encoded by the coding sequence ATGGTAGTATTGTACAAGCATTACAAGCCTGAGACAGAAAAAAGCGCATTCATCGCTGAAAGCAGTACCTTAATAGGCAGATGCTTTATAGGCGAGGACTGCAGTATTTGGTTCAATGCAGTGCTTAGAGCGGATGTCAATGAGATAAGGATTGGAAGAGGCACAAATATCCAGGACGGCTGCGTAGTCCACTGCGATCGTGATTTTAAAGTCAGCATTGGAGAAGATGTCACTGTAGGCCACAATGCAATTATCCACGGATGCACAATAGGCAGCAACTGCATTATAGGAATGGGGTCAACAGTGCTTGATGGTGCAGTTATAGGCGATAATGTAATAGTAGGTGCCAACTCATTAATCACCTCCGGTAAGATCATTCCCTCAGGTGTTCTGGTTATGGGGAGCCCGGCAAAGGTTGTCAGAGAGCTGACTTTAGACGAGATAGAAGGAATCCGCCACTCAGTAAAAGGGTATGTTACACTTTCTAAAGAATACACTGGTGGGATAGAATAG
- the secD gene encoding protein translocase subunit SecD yields MKSKSLIVFLAVVLLISFFAYIAVYGLNIGKYEILPVKQLIKLGLDLRGGATVLLEAKDNPSDPVNEEKMTRAVATIRERIDALGVAEPVITRVGKNRIEVQLPEIQDPQRALDLIGQTAQLEFIEEETKQVILTGNDIKKAEAEFGPSNDGLGQAPVVSFELSPEGAKKFAVATERNVGKQIGIYLDKQPISLPTVQSVIPDGKGVITGSANMEEAGDLATLIRAGALPVELETLSVTAVGPQLGADSFATALYAGQVGILLVFLFMIFYYRAPGVVACITLVLYLTLTLFALAAMKATLTLPGIAGLILSVGMAVDANVVIYERIKDELHLGKTLRAAIEGGFRRAFLTIFDSNFTTIIACVILFYFGAGPIRGFAITLIVGVILSMFTAITITRLMLRLLTSSGILKSMRYFGERGVK; encoded by the coding sequence ATGAAGTCAAAAAGCCTAATAGTGTTTCTGGCAGTGGTTTTACTAATTTCATTTTTTGCGTATATAGCGGTCTACGGACTTAATATAGGAAAATATGAAATTTTGCCTGTGAAGCAGCTTATAAAATTGGGTCTCGATTTAAGAGGTGGAGCAACAGTACTTCTGGAGGCAAAGGACAATCCTAGTGATCCCGTAAATGAAGAGAAGATGACAAGAGCAGTTGCTACAATAAGAGAGCGTATAGATGCTCTGGGAGTAGCAGAACCTGTTATCACAAGAGTCGGAAAGAATAGAATAGAAGTGCAGCTTCCTGAAATCCAGGATCCGCAGAGAGCACTGGATTTAATTGGTCAGACTGCTCAATTGGAATTCATAGAAGAAGAAACAAAGCAGGTCATTTTAACTGGTAATGATATAAAGAAAGCAGAGGCGGAATTCGGACCAAGCAATGATGGACTTGGACAGGCACCAGTGGTATCCTTTGAGCTTTCACCTGAAGGGGCAAAGAAGTTTGCTGTTGCCACTGAAAGAAACGTAGGCAAGCAAATAGGAATTTATCTTGATAAGCAGCCAATATCACTTCCTACAGTACAGAGCGTAATTCCTGATGGGAAGGGTGTAATCACCGGTTCTGCAAATATGGAAGAAGCTGGGGACTTAGCTACATTGATAAGAGCCGGTGCGCTTCCGGTAGAACTGGAAACTCTTTCAGTAACAGCAGTTGGACCGCAGCTTGGTGCTGACTCCTTTGCTACTGCTCTCTATGCAGGTCAGGTTGGCATACTGCTGGTATTTTTATTCATGATATTTTACTACAGAGCGCCTGGCGTAGTGGCATGTATAACTCTAGTACTTTATCTTACACTTACATTATTTGCACTTGCAGCAATGAAAGCAACGCTTACATTGCCAGGTATTGCAGGTTTGATACTTTCTGTTGGTATGGCAGTTGATGCAAATGTTGTAATCTACGAGAGAATAAAAGACGAGCTGCATCTAGGGAAGACTTTGAGGGCAGCAATAGAGGGAGGCTTCAGAAGAGCTTTCCTGACCATATTTGACTCCAACTTTACTACCATAATAGCATGTGTAATACTCTTCTACTTTGGAGCAGGACCGATAAGAGGCTTTGCAATAACTCTTATTGTCGGTGTAATTTTAAGTATGTTCACCGCAATAACTATTACAAGACTTATGCTTAGGTTGCTCACAAGCAGCGGCATATTAAAGAGTATGAGATACTTTGGAGAAAGGGGAGTGAAATAG
- the secF gene encoding protein translocase subunit SecF: protein MKAINFMGYKKIWFGISLTLLAIGLVFMFINGGLNLGIDFKGGTSIHANIGKTFEVSEIRQIMDKYDPEATITHAGPNKDQVIVRTKVTLDNAKRAEIIKTFSDKYAIDSKNIAFETIGPTVGKELSIQALIAVLLAFVGIMVYVSFRFEWKFGLAAITALVHDTAMMVAAYAVFQIPVNSTFIAALLTIIGYSINDTIVIFDRIRENLKREHGKKIDYDKLVNESVTQTLARSINTSVTTLLTIFALYFLGVPAIKEFAFPMIIGIISGCYSTIFIASPLWVIFRQKIKLGGAI from the coding sequence ATGAAAGCCATTAACTTTATGGGATATAAAAAGATATGGTTTGGAATATCGCTTACCCTATTGGCAATAGGCCTGGTATTTATGTTTATAAACGGCGGCTTGAATTTGGGTATAGACTTTAAAGGAGGTACCTCCATTCATGCTAACATAGGCAAGACCTTTGAGGTATCTGAAATAAGACAGATAATGGATAAGTATGATCCAGAAGCAACAATAACACATGCAGGTCCAAACAAGGATCAGGTTATAGTCAGAACTAAAGTGACCCTCGATAATGCAAAAAGGGCTGAAATAATTAAAACTTTTTCTGACAAATATGCCATAGATTCAAAGAATATTGCCTTTGAAACCATAGGGCCTACAGTAGGAAAAGAACTTTCAATACAGGCATTAATTGCGGTACTTCTAGCATTTGTAGGAATAATGGTTTATGTATCCTTTAGGTTTGAATGGAAGTTCGGCTTAGCTGCTATTACTGCATTGGTACATGACACAGCAATGATGGTTGCAGCATATGCAGTTTTCCAAATACCAGTAAACAGCACATTTATAGCTGCACTGCTGACTATAATAGGTTACTCAATAAATGATACGATAGTTATTTTCGATAGAATTAGAGAAAACCTAAAGCGCGAGCATGGCAAGAAGATTGACTATGATAAGCTGGTCAATGAGTCTGTAACACAGACTCTGGCACGTTCAATCAATACATCAGTGACTACATTACTTACAATATTTGCGCTATATTTCTTGGGCGTTCCTGCTATCAAGGAGTTTGCATTCCCAATGATTATCGGTATAATAAGCGGTTGTTACTCAACAATATTTATAGCAAGTCCGTTGTGGGTAATATTCCGACAAAAAATCAAGCTCGGCGGAGCAATCTAA
- a CDS encoding LapA family protein: MQVIIVISLIFSVFIAFFAVQNAGVVAINLLWYTVSLSQAVVILCSALFGVLIMLPFDVARTIKNKLKIMELSGEIKRLKEELKKTVEEKEILPEKSQVEEVVNITEKQ, translated from the coding sequence ATGCAGGTTATTATTGTTATTTCATTGATTTTTTCAGTTTTCATAGCATTTTTTGCAGTACAGAACGCAGGGGTAGTTGCAATAAATTTGCTATGGTATACGGTAAGTCTGTCGCAGGCGGTGGTAATACTCTGCTCTGCGCTGTTCGGCGTGCTTATTATGCTGCCTTTTGACGTGGCGAGAACGATCAAAAACAAGCTTAAGATTATGGAGCTGTCCGGGGAGATTAAAAGGCTTAAGGAAGAATTAAAGAAAACAGTTGAAGAGAAAGAAATCCTGCCGGAAAAATCTCAGGTAGAAGAAGTGGTTAATATCACAGAAAAACAGTAA
- the recJ gene encoding single-stranded-DNA-specific exonuclease RecJ — MNKRWTTYDKSVENIEIIISEFQIPEIIARALINRGINTVPQARAFLNTDLGSLHDPYLMKGMDQAVGRILEAVKCQDKICVYGDYDVDGITSTSLMIRTLKELGSDAVYYIPNRIEEGYGLSISSMDKIKELGVSLIITVDCGIRSNEVVDYAQSLGMEVIVTDHHECEGELPKALSIVNPHQPECSYPHKGLAGVGVAYKLISALLSRAGNDTFAKELLDIVSIGTIADVVPLLDENRIIVKNGLNRIKDTNNEGIKALLEVCGLSGKELNAYNVAFMLAPRINAAGRIADASECVELLLTNSAGRAMEIAKKLDSDNKERQAIENVILNSAAAIIEKTVDADKDRVLVLGNENWHIGVVGIVASRLVDKFYLPTFIMSIDGEFSKGSARSIPGFNLFEAMSKHSDIFEKYGGHEMAAGFTIKTERIDELRNRMNYEAESAMGKEKLLPEILVDYKLVPGDINLNTVRQLKVLEPFGIGNPSPLFVYRGLKVLSSRAVGSESKHLSLMVYDGVNEIKCIAYNFGNIQKVLSIGKKIDIICSVENNIWNNIESVQLNIKDIKITK, encoded by the coding sequence TTGAACAAAAGATGGACAACTTACGATAAAAGTGTAGAAAATATCGAAATTATTATATCAGAATTCCAGATACCGGAGATAATAGCAAGAGCATTAATCAATAGGGGTATCAACACTGTCCCGCAGGCAAGGGCTTTCTTGAACACTGATTTGGGTTCTCTCCATGACCCGTACCTTATGAAGGGAATGGATCAAGCTGTCGGGAGAATATTGGAAGCTGTAAAGTGCCAAGATAAAATATGTGTATATGGTGATTATGATGTTGATGGAATTACATCAACGTCCCTGATGATAAGAACACTGAAAGAACTTGGCTCAGATGCAGTTTATTACATACCCAACAGGATTGAAGAAGGTTACGGGCTGAGCATCAGTTCTATGGACAAAATAAAGGAGCTTGGTGTAAGCCTTATAATCACAGTTGACTGCGGCATTAGGTCCAATGAGGTAGTTGATTATGCACAGAGCTTGGGAATGGAAGTAATAGTAACAGACCATCATGAATGCGAAGGTGAACTGCCCAAAGCATTAAGCATTGTCAATCCGCATCAGCCTGAATGCAGCTATCCGCACAAGGGCCTGGCAGGAGTCGGTGTTGCATATAAGCTGATAAGCGCACTGCTTTCCAGAGCGGGAAATGATACTTTTGCAAAAGAACTGTTGGATATTGTTTCTATTGGTACAATAGCTGATGTAGTACCTCTTTTAGATGAAAACCGTATAATTGTGAAAAACGGCCTAAATAGAATAAAAGACACCAATAATGAGGGGATAAAGGCGCTTCTTGAGGTATGTGGATTGAGCGGCAAAGAGCTTAATGCATACAATGTAGCCTTCATGCTTGCCCCTAGAATTAATGCAGCAGGTAGAATCGCGGATGCATCAGAATGCGTTGAATTGCTGCTTACCAATAGCGCTGGCAGAGCGATGGAAATAGCCAAGAAGCTGGATTCAGACAATAAGGAGCGTCAGGCAATAGAAAATGTAATACTGAACAGTGCAGCAGCCATAATCGAGAAAACAGTGGATGCAGATAAGGATAGGGTTTTAGTGCTGGGCAATGAGAATTGGCATATAGGGGTTGTTGGTATTGTAGCTTCACGGCTGGTAGATAAGTTTTATCTTCCGACCTTCATAATGTCTATAGATGGGGAATTTAGCAAGGGTTCGGCAAGAAGTATTCCCGGTTTTAATTTATTCGAGGCCATGTCCAAGCATAGTGATATATTTGAAAAGTATGGTGGACATGAAATGGCAGCGGGTTTTACAATAAAGACTGAAAGAATTGATGAGCTGCGGAACAGAATGAACTATGAAGCTGAAAGCGCAATGGGCAAGGAGAAGCTTCTGCCAGAGATTTTAGTAGACTATAAGCTAGTACCGGGGGATATTAATCTGAATACTGTTAGACAGCTAAAAGTCTTAGAGCCCTTTGGAATTGGCAATCCCAGCCCACTCTTCGTATATAGGGGACTAAAGGTATTGTCCTCCAGGGCAGTAGGAAGTGAGAGCAAGCATCTTTCACTTATGGTTTATGACGGCGTAAATGAAATCAAATGTATAGCTTATAACTTTGGCAATATACAAAAAGTATTATCAATTGGTAAAAAAATTGATATAATATGTAGTGTTGAAAACAACATTTGGAACAACATTGAAAGTGTACAGCTAAACATAAAGGATATCAAAATTACAAAATAA
- a CDS encoding adenine phosphoribosyltransferase — MDLERYIRAIEDFPKEGVSFKDVTTLLKDGDAFKYAIKSIADRLRDLNVDVIVGPEARGFIFGAPVAYELGVGFVPVRKPGKLPAETLRYEYELEYGMDALEIHKDAIKKGTRVAVVDDLLATGGTILSAVKLVEQLGGEVVHIGFLIELEFLNGRDNLEGYNISSMIKY; from the coding sequence ATGGATTTAGAAAGGTATATAAGAGCAATTGAAGATTTCCCTAAGGAAGGTGTAAGCTTCAAGGATGTGACGACGCTTCTGAAAGATGGGGATGCTTTCAAATATGCTATAAAATCCATTGCGGATAGATTAAGGGATCTTAATGTAGATGTTATAGTAGGGCCTGAGGCAAGGGGATTTATATTCGGAGCACCTGTGGCATATGAGCTTGGTGTTGGCTTCGTTCCGGTCAGAAAACCCGGCAAGCTTCCGGCAGAGACACTCCGCTACGAGTATGAGCTGGAGTATGGGATGGACGCTCTTGAAATTCATAAGGATGCAATAAAAAAGGGTACAAGGGTGGCAGTGGTAGATGACCTGCTTGCAACCGGAGGCACTATCCTTTCTGCAGTAAAGCTTGTGGAACAGCTTGGCGGAGAGGTGGTTCATATCGGGTTTCTTATCGAACTGGAATTCTTGAATGGAAGAGATAATCTAGAGGGTTACAATATTAGCTCAATGATTAAATACTAG
- a CDS encoding bifunctional (p)ppGpp synthetase/guanosine-3',5'-bis(diphosphate) 3'-pyrophosphohydrolase, with amino-acid sequence MLQDLIDIIKKYNPTNDTEIVERAYNYAVKAHDGQKRISGEDYIIHPVEVAKILAELNMDNITIAAGILHDVIEDTKCTYEDCKNLFGEEIAMLVDGVTKLGKLEYKTKEEQQAESLRKMFIAMAKDIRVVLIKLADRLHNMRTLKYMPPEKQREKAKETMEIYAPIAHRLGISKVKWEMEDLALRYLEPKEYYELVEKVAKKRKEREEEINHVIELLKEKFKEVGIEAHIEGRPKSFYSIYRKMYYQNKTFEQIFDLTAVRIIVDTVKDCYGVLGIVHTLWKPIPGRFKDYIAMPKPNMYQSLHTTLLGSEGQPFEVQIRTWEMHRTSEIGIAAHWKYKEGKTSQSEFDEKLKWLRQMLEWQNEIKDTREFMETLKVDLFTDEVYVFTPKGDVVDLPVESNPIDYAYKIHSQIGNRCIGAKINGRIVPLDYKLQNGDIVEVITSAAANGPSRDWLKIVKSSQAKNKIRQWFKKEKREENIQKGKELLEKEVRRNGYTAAQLLRPEWVEAIYKKFSLHTIDDLYSSLGYGGLSPNQVITKLKEEFRKTQKLEEREEEGIERQVEKAQERQKRHSGAGVKVKGVENILIRFSKCCNPVPGDEIVGYITKGRGVSVHQKDCPNVADLMNEEERFIEVEWNAQTKVSYNADLEVRATDRKGLLAEITTIIDESKVNINAFHSRTTKDKIAIINFILEISDIEQLNKLIRKFRKIEGVVDVYRAKQ; translated from the coding sequence ATGCTACAGGATTTAATAGATATAATAAAAAAATATAACCCTACCAATGATACAGAAATCGTTGAAAGGGCTTATAACTATGCCGTAAAAGCTCATGACGGACAAAAGAGGATCTCGGGGGAGGATTATATCATTCACCCGGTTGAAGTGGCGAAAATATTGGCTGAACTTAACATGGACAATATAACAATAGCTGCTGGAATACTGCATGATGTTATAGAAGATACAAAATGCACTTATGAGGACTGCAAGAATCTTTTCGGTGAAGAAATAGCGATGCTTGTAGATGGCGTTACCAAATTGGGAAAGCTGGAGTACAAGACAAAAGAGGAGCAGCAGGCCGAAAGCCTCAGAAAAATGTTCATAGCTATGGCAAAGGATATCCGGGTAGTGCTTATTAAGCTTGCTGACAGGCTTCACAATATGCGTACCCTAAAATATATGCCTCCTGAAAAACAGAGAGAAAAAGCCAAGGAGACAATGGAAATATATGCCCCTATAGCCCACCGGCTAGGAATATCAAAGGTCAAGTGGGAGATGGAGGACCTTGCGTTAAGGTACCTTGAGCCAAAGGAATATTATGAATTGGTGGAAAAGGTAGCTAAAAAGAGGAAGGAACGCGAGGAAGAAATCAATCATGTAATTGAACTGCTAAAGGAAAAGTTCAAGGAAGTTGGAATTGAAGCGCATATCGAGGGAAGGCCCAAGAGCTTCTACAGCATATATAGAAAAATGTACTATCAGAATAAGACTTTTGAGCAGATATTCGACCTTACTGCAGTTAGGATAATTGTTGATACGGTCAAGGACTGCTATGGAGTGCTGGGTATAGTCCATACTTTATGGAAGCCAATACCGGGCAGGTTCAAAGACTATATAGCCATGCCAAAGCCTAACATGTACCAGTCCCTCCATACAACTTTGCTTGGCTCTGAAGGACAGCCCTTTGAAGTTCAAATAAGAACATGGGAGATGCACAGAACCTCAGAAATAGGTATAGCGGCACACTGGAAATACAAGGAGGGTAAGACCTCCCAGTCAGAGTTCGACGAGAAGTTAAAGTGGCTGAGGCAGATGCTTGAATGGCAGAATGAAATCAAAGACACCAGAGAGTTCATGGAAACCTTGAAGGTAGATCTTTTCACAGATGAAGTATATGTGTTCACTCCAAAGGGTGATGTTGTGGATTTACCGGTAGAGTCAAACCCTATAGATTACGCATATAAAATTCACAGTCAAATAGGCAACAGGTGCATTGGAGCGAAAATAAACGGAAGAATAGTTCCCTTGGATTATAAACTGCAGAATGGGGATATTGTTGAAGTAATCACTTCGGCTGCTGCCAATGGTCCAAGTCGTGACTGGCTGAAAATAGTAAAAAGCTCGCAAGCGAAAAACAAGATAAGGCAGTGGTTTAAGAAAGAAAAAAGAGAAGAGAATATTCAGAAGGGAAAAGAACTTCTGGAGAAAGAAGTACGCAGGAATGGTTACACTGCAGCCCAGCTTTTAAGGCCGGAGTGGGTGGAGGCTATATACAAGAAGTTCAGCCTTCACACTATAGATGATTTATATTCTTCTCTGGGTTATGGAGGTTTGTCCCCCAACCAAGTTATAACAAAGCTGAAGGAAGAGTTCAGGAAAACCCAAAAGCTTGAGGAGAGGGAAGAAGAAGGCATTGAGCGCCAAGTGGAGAAGGCGCAGGAAAGACAAAAAAGGCATAGTGGTGCAGGTGTCAAGGTAAAGGGCGTGGAGAATATATTGATAAGGTTCTCCAAATGCTGCAACCCTGTACCTGGTGATGAGATAGTAGGATATATTACAAAGGGCAGAGGGGTGTCAGTGCACCAGAAGGATTGTCCGAATGTAGCAGATCTTATGAACGAGGAGGAAAGATTCATAGAGGTTGAATGGAATGCCCAGACGAAAGTTTCATATAATGCCGATTTAGAAGTAAGGGCAACTGACAGGAAGGGACTTCTAGCTGAGATAACCACTATTATTGATGAAAGCAAAGTAAATATTAACGCTTTCCACTCGAGAACAACTAAGGATAAGATAGCAATCATTAATTTCATACTGGAGATTTCAGATATTGAGCAGCTTAACAAGCTCATAAGGAAATTCAGGAAAATAGAAGGTGTAGTGGACGTATATAGGGCGAAGCAGTAA
- the dtd gene encoding D-aminoacyl-tRNA deacylase — MRAVIQRVNSGSVTVDENIVGSIGKGFVVLLGVSEKDTAEDVLYMADKIVNLRIFEDEDEKMNLSLLDIKGELLIISQFTLYGDCRKGRRPNFMSASRPEKAEELYNELVKKCKEVGVKTETGTFQAYMKVKIENDGPVTVIVDSEKLI, encoded by the coding sequence ATGCGCGCAGTTATACAGAGAGTAAACAGTGGAAGTGTTACTGTTGATGAGAATATTGTAGGGAGTATAGGCAAAGGTTTTGTTGTACTGCTGGGTGTCAGTGAGAAGGATACGGCAGAGGATGTGCTGTATATGGCTGATAAGATAGTGAATCTGAGAATATTTGAGGATGAGGATGAGAAAATGAATCTTTCCCTGCTTGACATAAAGGGAGAGCTTCTTATAATATCGCAGTTTACACTGTATGGGGATTGCAGGAAGGGCAGAAGACCGAATTTTATGAGCGCTTCAAGACCTGAAAAGGCGGAAGAACTCTATAATGAATTGGTTAAGAAATGCAAGGAAGTGGGCGTAAAGACTGAAACAGGCACCTTTCAGGCATATATGAAAGTGAAGATTGAAAATGATGGGCCTGTGACAGTGATTGTGGATAGCGAAAAGCTTATTTAA
- a CDS encoding MBL fold metallo-hydrolase: MEFKRLPLGVYQANCYILFDENTKETAVIDPGGDFPEIKSFIEENELKVNYIIITHGHGDHIGALRELKDYTNAVVCIHSEDNEMLKNSRMNYSAEMGYPRVEMSADKLLSDGDELILGGTKLSIIHTPGHSRGGICIYSEGSLFSGDTLFACSIGRTDLEGGSMDGIIDSIKGKLLTLPEATAVYPGHGPSSTILTEKKRNPFLQ, encoded by the coding sequence ATGGAGTTTAAAAGACTACCTTTAGGAGTATACCAGGCAAACTGCTATATTTTATTCGATGAAAATACAAAAGAGACGGCAGTAATTGACCCGGGAGGGGATTTTCCAGAAATAAAAAGCTTTATTGAAGAGAACGAGTTGAAGGTAAATTATATTATTATCACCCACGGTCATGGAGACCACATCGGTGCACTCAGGGAATTGAAGGACTACACCAATGCGGTTGTTTGCATACACAGTGAAGACAATGAAATGCTCAAGAACAGCAGAATGAATTATTCAGCAGAGATGGGTTATCCACGTGTTGAAATGTCAGCTGACAAGCTGCTGTCGGATGGGGATGAACTGATACTGGGTGGCACCAAGCTAAGTATCATACACACCCCCGGGCACTCTCGCGGAGGAATATGCATATATTCCGAGGGCAGTCTGTTTTCGGGAGATACTCTGTTTGCTTGTTCTATTGGGCGTACTGATTTGGAAGGCGGGTCTATGGATGGAATCATTGATTCTATCAAAGGCAAACTTTTAACTTTGCCTGAGGCTACTGCGGTATACCCAGGACATGGGCCATCATCTACAATATTAACGGAAAAAAAGAGAAATCCTTTTCTCCAGTAA